A stretch of Vigna angularis cultivar LongXiaoDou No.4 chromosome 4, ASM1680809v1, whole genome shotgun sequence DNA encodes these proteins:
- the LOC108330506 gene encoding uncharacterized protein LOC108330506: MTRSDMSSANLLILMEKNWSRWSTQMWVLFKYQDVLEVVEDDHQEFPAGVADDQKAEERKKDNKALFIIHQCVDDAHFEKIQHVETTREAWSILIRCHTEGEKIKKVKLQTLRRQYELMKMMQGDRVREYFDKVIAITNQMKGCREVITNLMVIEKIMRSLSQKFDYIVMAIEESKELNKMKIEELQSSLEAHEMRLFERNPIRIDEHALKVHHSKNEEKKTFKKWKGKHGKGKWRNDRTKDDQDESSTEEEGKPDKNFHKKDKRNVECFNCHKYGHYSYECHAEQEEQKKAQGKEAYIA, from the coding sequence ATGACTAGAAGTGATATGTCGTCCGCTAATCTACTAATTCTCATGGAGAAAAATTGGAGTAGATGGAGTACACAAATGTGGGTCCTATTCAAATACCAAGATGTGCTTGAAGTGGTTGAAGACGATCATCAAGAATTTCCTGCGGGTGTAGCTGATGATCAGAAGGCCgaggagagaaagaaagacaATAAAGCGTTGTTCATTATTCACCAATGTGTAGACGATGCTCACTTTGAGAAAATCCAGCATGTGGAGACTACGAGGGAAGCTTGGAGTATCTTGATTAGGTGTCATACTGAAGGTGAAAAGATAAAGAAGGTCAAGTTGCAGACGCTAAGGAGGCAATATGagttgatgaagatgatgcaAGGTGACAGAGTTAGAGAGTACTTTGACAAAGTGATTGCCATCACCAATCAAATGAAGGGATGCAGAGAAGTCATCACGAACTTAATGGTCATTGAAAAGATCATGAGGTCTTTGTCTCAGAAATTCGATTACATAGTTATGGCTATAGAAGAGTCAAAAGAGCTGAATAAGATGAAGATAGAAGAATTGCAAAGCTCCTTGGAAGCACATGAGATGAGATTGTTTGAAAGAAATCCAATTAGGATTGATGAGCATGCATTAAAGGTGCATCATTCcaagaatgaagagaagaaaacatTCAAGAAATGGAAAGGGAAACATGGTAAAGGGAAGTGGAGAAATGACAGGACCAAAGATGATCAAGATGAGTCTTCAACAGAGGAGGAAGGCAAACCAGATAAGAACTTTCACAAGAAAGATAAGAGGAATGTTGAATGTTTCAATTGTCATAAGTACGGGCACTACTCTTATGAGTGTCATGCTGAACAGGAAGAGCAGAAGAAGGCTCAAGGAAAGGAGGCCTACATAGCTTAA